The Acinetobacter pittii genome contains a region encoding:
- a CDS encoding SDR family NAD(P)-dependent oxidoreductase, which produces MILFGKKKVKPSQKAYAVVTGAGSGIGRSFAIELAKRGGSVVCADINLEAAEETVKLLEQESAKAFAMRCDVSNAEQVNHLAETAEILLGHPVTLVINNAGVGLGGKFDELSLEDWNWVMNINLWGVIHGCHAFVPKFKKLGYGAIINVASAASYTAAPEMTAYNVTKAGVRALSETLSAELRKFNIKVNVLCPTLVPTNIIKNGRIPGRYSKLADHALMNYALTTSDDVARLTLNRLDQDEMYTIPQIDAKLFWLMKRASPSLYTKFLGTSYKLFK; this is translated from the coding sequence ATGATTTTATTTGGCAAAAAGAAAGTTAAACCAAGCCAAAAAGCTTATGCCGTAGTGACGGGTGCAGGCAGTGGAATTGGTCGAAGTTTTGCAATTGAACTTGCGAAACGTGGTGGCAGCGTAGTGTGTGCAGATATTAATCTCGAAGCTGCTGAAGAAACAGTAAAACTTCTTGAACAAGAAAGTGCAAAAGCTTTTGCTATGCGTTGTGATGTGAGTAATGCTGAACAGGTTAATCATCTCGCTGAAACTGCTGAAATCTTACTTGGACACCCTGTAACTCTTGTCATTAATAATGCTGGTGTGGGTTTAGGTGGCAAGTTTGACGAACTCAGCCTAGAAGACTGGAACTGGGTCATGAATATTAACCTTTGGGGAGTTATTCATGGCTGTCATGCATTTGTTCCCAAGTTTAAAAAGTTAGGTTACGGCGCGATTATTAATGTGGCATCTGCGGCATCGTATACGGCTGCCCCAGAAATGACTGCTTATAACGTGACTAAAGCTGGCGTACGTGCACTTTCAGAAACGCTTTCTGCCGAACTGCGTAAGTTTAACATTAAGGTAAACGTACTCTGCCCGACGCTGGTCCCAACCAATATCATTAAAAATGGTCGAATTCCCGGACGCTATTCAAAGCTTGCAGACCATGCACTGATGAACTATGCGCTCACCACAAGTGACGATGTCGCAAGATTAACTCTTAATCGCCTTGATCAGGATGAGATGTATACCATTCCTCAAATTGATGCGAAGTTATTCTGGCTTATGAAACGCGCATCCCCAAGCTTGTATACCAAGTTTCTTGGCACATCGTACAAATTATTTAAATAA
- a CDS encoding flavin-containing monooxygenase: MTAQMKTNASAKKAVKSPSHIFDTFIVGAGISGIAAAIRLDQVGYTNYKIIEKASRVGGTWRENTYPGCGCDVPSALYSYSFAPSAKWSHLFARQPEILSYLEDVSNEFNVTSKIEFNSELLNAAWDDSRHVWVLDTTTGQYLSKTVIFATGPITEAQIPRLEGLETFKGEMFHSAKWNHDYDLTGKRIAVIGTGASAIQFVPQIQPKAKELFVFQRTAPWVLPKPDTDLGEFSKSVIAKYPAIQASWRKSVALTLNAINFGLRNPLALKPVNVLGKQLLKLQINDPVLRKNVTPNFDIGCKRILFANNYYPALQAPNTTLIPHGLVKVEGNTVVAANGERHEVDVIIWGTGFEVSHPPIGKRVHNEKGQCLQDIWKNSSPEAYLGTNIENVPNAFLVLGPNVLVYDSFIGLAEAQLDYIVDGLLKIKNKGISKLNVKSDVIKKHNDLVQKHLQTTVFNSGGCKSYYLDANGRNFAAWPWSLKKLKQRLKKVDLKDYEVTYQTTKTH, translated from the coding sequence ATGACTGCGCAAATGAAAACAAATGCATCAGCAAAAAAAGCTGTCAAATCACCAAGCCATATTTTCGATACTTTTATTGTGGGTGCGGGCATTTCAGGGATCGCTGCTGCCATTCGCCTAGATCAAGTTGGTTATACCAATTATAAAATTATTGAAAAAGCTAGCCGCGTGGGTGGAACATGGCGTGAGAACACCTATCCGGGTTGTGGTTGCGATGTACCTTCTGCTCTTTATTCTTACTCATTTGCACCAAGTGCAAAATGGAGCCATTTATTTGCTCGCCAACCAGAAATCTTAAGTTATCTAGAAGATGTGAGTAACGAGTTTAATGTTACGTCTAAAATCGAGTTTAATAGCGAGCTGCTGAATGCCGCATGGGATGACTCACGTCATGTGTGGGTACTGGATACCACGACTGGTCAATATTTGTCTAAAACCGTTATTTTTGCCACAGGTCCAATTACCGAAGCTCAAATTCCACGTCTTGAAGGTTTAGAAACATTTAAAGGCGAGATGTTCCATTCGGCTAAATGGAACCATGATTATGATTTGACAGGTAAACGCATTGCCGTGATTGGTACTGGTGCATCTGCCATTCAGTTTGTGCCACAAATCCAACCAAAAGCGAAAGAACTGTTTGTGTTCCAACGTACAGCACCTTGGGTATTACCAAAACCGGATACAGACTTGGGCGAATTTAGTAAATCAGTCATTGCCAAATATCCGGCGATTCAAGCGAGCTGGCGTAAAAGTGTAGCACTAACGCTGAATGCAATTAACTTTGGTTTACGTAATCCACTTGCTCTAAAACCAGTAAATGTATTGGGTAAGCAATTACTTAAATTGCAAATTAATGACCCAGTGCTACGTAAAAACGTCACGCCAAACTTTGATATTGGTTGTAAACGTATTTTATTCGCTAACAATTATTATCCAGCACTACAAGCACCGAATACCACACTTATTCCACATGGTTTAGTGAAAGTAGAAGGCAACACAGTGGTTGCTGCCAATGGTGAACGCCACGAAGTTGATGTGATTATTTGGGGTACAGGTTTTGAAGTATCTCACCCACCCATTGGTAAACGTGTCCACAATGAAAAAGGACAATGTTTACAAGATATCTGGAAAAATAGTTCGCCAGAGGCTTACTTAGGCACCAACATTGAAAATGTACCAAATGCATTTTTAGTTTTAGGGCCTAACGTACTGGTTTATGACTCTTTCATTGGTTTGGCAGAAGCGCAGCTCGACTATATCGTAGATGGCTTATTGAAAATTAAAAACAAAGGAATTAGCAAATTAAATGTTAAATCTGATGTGATTAAAAAGCATAACGATTTAGTGCAAAAACACTTGCAAACGACCGTATTTAATAGCGGCGGCTGTAAGAGTTACTACCTTGATGCAAACGGACGTAACTTTGCCGCATGGCCTTGGTCATTGAAAAAACTTAAACAACGTTTGAAAAAAGTAGATTTGAAAGATTATGAAGTGACGTATCAAACGACAAAAACTCACTAA
- a CDS encoding class I SAM-dependent methyltransferase, producing the protein MKEGQSSRTAEAAAALRANHFQNTKNPVFSDPYAFELTSKGWKKLLSSPLIVKVMNSAVLNRTLGLLTGQVVGRSRYAEDLLDQAVQHNIEQYVLVGAGLDSFALRESHHYPTLKIFEVDHPDTQAAKQAKLKKLGELPSTVEFVSINFEKESISEALARSRYVRKAPAFFSWLGTTHYLKPETTLQTLKSIAEFAANGSEVVLDYSTDFQELKGIERLGSMGVAQFTHLLKEPLLGQFKPSDLHQAVEKMDFEVIEDLSGEAITERYFYNRADNIRHTSATRLLHLRLKK; encoded by the coding sequence ATGAAAGAAGGACAATCAAGCCGAACTGCTGAAGCCGCTGCTGCATTACGAGCCAATCATTTTCAAAATACGAAGAATCCTGTATTTTCAGATCCCTATGCTTTTGAGCTGACCAGTAAAGGCTGGAAAAAACTTCTCTCTAGCCCACTTATTGTTAAAGTCATGAATTCTGCTGTTTTAAACCGCACTTTAGGTTTACTTACTGGACAAGTGGTCGGACGCTCTCGTTATGCCGAAGATTTACTTGATCAGGCCGTTCAACACAATATTGAGCAATATGTATTAGTGGGTGCTGGCCTAGACTCTTTTGCACTACGTGAATCACACCATTACCCTACTTTGAAAATTTTTGAAGTTGATCATCCTGATACTCAAGCGGCCAAACAAGCCAAGCTAAAAAAGTTAGGCGAACTTCCCTCTACTGTTGAATTTGTTTCTATTAATTTTGAAAAAGAATCTATCTCTGAAGCGCTTGCCCGAAGTCGCTATGTACGAAAAGCTCCGGCTTTCTTTTCTTGGCTGGGCACCACTCATTATTTAAAGCCGGAAACTACGCTGCAAACTTTAAAAAGTATTGCTGAATTTGCTGCAAACGGCAGCGAAGTGGTACTCGACTATTCGACCGATTTTCAGGAATTAAAAGGTATTGAGCGACTCGGGAGTATGGGCGTTGCACAGTTTACCCATTTGCTGAAAGAACCTTTACTAGGTCAATTTAAACCTTCAGATTTACATCAGGCGGTTGAAAAAATGGATTTTGAAGTAATCGAAGACTTGTCTGGTGAAGCTATTACTGAACGTTATTTTTATAACCGTGCCGACAATATACGCCATACATCGGCAACACGTTTGCTACATTTGCGTTTAAAGAAATAA
- a CDS encoding AraC family transcriptional regulator, whose product MKYAWAFERSVHSVRLMADFAVESGISYETILKGTGLSQQQLLDPNMVVTGHQELQLIQNLVEQLGDRPTLGLEVGTRYHFTTFGPLGMALMSSASIREALDLALTYFTLTFAFTRFDVSDTPQGIRIEIDEQDIPLSVRQFIIERDAAALITVQRDLVQDNFCQYLAFSFQLKGDAEPYQNLFGVMPEFGAAKSFVILDPHKVDQKLLMANDLVLYTAEEQCRQILEKRQSQNKFTTLVQQQLMNVRGEMPSMEIVADRLHLNVRTLRRHLASERMTFIQIREEVRQVLAEQYLALPKVSVEQIAEWLGYAEPASFIHAYKRWHGKTPHAMRLNSQ is encoded by the coding sequence GTGAAGTATGCATGGGCTTTTGAACGCAGTGTACATAGTGTTCGGTTAATGGCTGATTTTGCGGTGGAATCAGGCATTTCTTATGAGACGATTTTAAAAGGGACTGGGCTTAGCCAACAACAATTACTCGACCCTAATATGGTAGTGACAGGCCATCAGGAATTACAGCTAATTCAAAACTTGGTTGAGCAACTAGGAGACAGACCTACATTAGGTTTAGAAGTGGGCACGCGTTATCATTTCACCACATTTGGACCATTAGGTATGGCTCTGATGAGCAGTGCAAGCATTCGCGAAGCATTAGATTTGGCCTTGACCTATTTTACTTTAACCTTTGCTTTTACCCGCTTTGATGTATCGGATACACCGCAAGGAATCCGTATCGAAATTGATGAGCAAGATATTCCTTTATCGGTTCGTCAATTTATTATTGAACGAGATGCCGCTGCGCTGATTACGGTACAGCGAGATTTGGTACAGGATAACTTTTGCCAGTATTTGGCTTTTTCTTTCCAACTCAAGGGTGATGCCGAGCCTTATCAGAATTTATTTGGAGTCATGCCTGAATTTGGCGCTGCGAAAAGTTTTGTAATTCTGGATCCGCACAAAGTAGATCAAAAGCTACTTATGGCAAATGATTTGGTGCTGTATACAGCCGAAGAACAGTGCCGTCAAATATTAGAGAAACGCCAATCACAAAATAAATTTACAACCTTAGTGCAACAACAACTTATGAATGTGCGAGGGGAAATGCCCTCTATGGAAATAGTCGCTGATCGATTGCATTTAAATGTTCGTACTTTACGCCGTCATTTGGCATCAGAGAGGATGACTTTTATTCAGATACGTGAAGAAGTTAGGCAGGTTCTAGCTGAGCAATATTTGGCATTACCAAAAGTTTCGGTTGAGCAGATTGCCGAGTGGTTAGGTTATGCCGAACCTGCCAGTTTTATTCATGCTTATAAAAGATGGCATGGGAAAACACCTCATGCCATGCGGTTAAATAGCCAATAG
- a CDS encoding flavin-containing monooxygenase, giving the protein MFNSSSNSNKNVRIAIIGTGFGGLGLAIRLKQAGFEQFTLFEKAADVGGVWRDNTYPGAACDVPSHLYSFSFEQELGWKNRYGTSQEIYQYLRHCADKYDIRPHVQFNTEIASAEFDALQGVWHIQSKTGEQFEAEFLVGAVGQLNRPAYPKLKGIENFKGKAFHSARWDHDYDLTGKRVAVIGTGASAIQFVPEIAKQVAHLDVYQRSAPYVIPKPDRVYQPLEKKAFRKLPILQSLDRALQYGHHEIRLLAFTTSLNEMPLVEYLFQRHIRKVVKDGKLRHRLMPDYPIGCKRILISNHWYETLTQPHVDVINTGIQEITENGILDTEGNLREVDTIIYGTGFAATEFMAPMQITGLDGRTLKDTWKDGAEAYLGLTVSGFPNFFMLYGPNTNLGHNSIVYMIESQVNYILDAIQTTLQNKLLFTNVRAEVQHEFNQSIQEKMKKTVWAQGCTSWYQTADGKNTNNWPGFTLEYRQRTRRFDIENYTHVSAIS; this is encoded by the coding sequence ATGTTTAATTCGTCGTCTAATTCAAATAAAAATGTACGCATCGCCATTATTGGCACTGGTTTTGGTGGTCTAGGACTTGCCATTCGTCTCAAACAAGCAGGTTTTGAACAATTTACTCTATTTGAAAAAGCTGCCGATGTAGGTGGTGTCTGGCGTGACAACACTTATCCGGGCGCTGCATGTGATGTGCCGTCACATCTTTATTCTTTTTCTTTTGAACAGGAACTTGGTTGGAAAAATCGCTACGGGACATCTCAAGAGATTTATCAATATTTACGTCACTGTGCCGATAAATATGACATTCGTCCACATGTTCAATTTAACACTGAAATAGCCAGTGCCGAATTTGATGCGCTGCAAGGTGTATGGCACATTCAAAGCAAGACTGGCGAACAATTTGAAGCGGAATTTCTGGTTGGTGCTGTAGGCCAACTCAACCGTCCTGCCTATCCAAAACTTAAAGGCATTGAAAACTTTAAAGGTAAAGCATTCCACTCAGCGCGTTGGGATCATGACTATGATTTAACTGGCAAACGTGTTGCGGTAATCGGTACAGGTGCAAGTGCAATTCAGTTCGTACCTGAAATTGCAAAACAGGTTGCCCATCTCGATGTTTACCAACGCTCTGCACCCTACGTGATTCCTAAACCAGATCGGGTTTACCAACCTTTAGAGAAAAAGGCTTTCCGTAAATTACCAATTTTGCAAAGTCTGGATCGAGCTTTGCAATATGGACATCATGAAATTCGTTTACTGGCCTTTACCACTTCTTTAAATGAAATGCCTTTGGTGGAATATTTATTCCAGCGCCACATTCGTAAAGTTGTTAAAGATGGGAAGTTGCGCCACCGCCTAATGCCAGATTATCCAATTGGTTGTAAACGCATTTTAATTTCTAACCACTGGTATGAAACGCTGACGCAACCTCATGTCGATGTGATTAATACGGGCATTCAAGAAATTACTGAAAATGGAATTTTAGATACGGAAGGAAATCTGCGTGAAGTCGATACCATTATTTATGGTACGGGCTTTGCCGCAACGGAATTTATGGCGCCCATGCAGATTACAGGTCTTGATGGCCGCACCTTAAAAGATACATGGAAAGATGGTGCAGAAGCTTATCTCGGTTTAACTGTTAGCGGCTTTCCAAACTTCTTTATGCTTTATGGTCCAAACACCAATCTCGGACACAACTCAATTGTGTATATGATTGAAAGCCAAGTGAATTATATTTTAGATGCCATTCAAACAACCTTACAAAACAAACTTCTGTTCACCAATGTTCGTGCAGAAGTTCAACACGAGTTCAATCAAAGCATTCAAGAAAAAATGAAAAAAACTGTCTGGGCACAAGGTTGTACCAGTTGGTATCAGACTGCTGATGGCAAAAATACCAATAACTGGCCAGGTTTTACCCTTGAATATCGACAACGGACTCGTCGCTTCGATATTGAAAACTACACACACGTTTCGGCTATTTCTTAA
- a CDS encoding SDR family NAD(P)-dependent oxidoreductase, with protein sequence MKSFKNKVAAVTGAGSGIGQALAIALAKQGCHLALSDISEAGLAKTVELLAPYSVKVTTQKVDVAKRDEVATWAKAVVDEHGQVNLIFNNAGVAIGSTAEGVSYEDLEWLIGINFWGVVYGTKEFLPYLKQSGDGHIINISSMFGLTAQPTQSAYNASKFAVRGFTESLRQELDLQNAGVSATCVHPGGIRTNIAKAARMNNSVQSLGMDPLKSQDAFDKLLRTPADNAAQQILEAVRKDHRRLLIGADAKAVDVIQRILPQGYQKIFATATALQTRLLNKSAK encoded by the coding sequence ATGAAGTCTTTTAAAAATAAAGTCGCAGCTGTGACAGGTGCGGGTTCTGGTATTGGACAAGCACTTGCCATTGCACTCGCAAAACAAGGTTGCCATCTGGCTCTTTCCGATATTAGTGAAGCCGGGTTAGCCAAAACAGTCGAGCTATTAGCACCCTATTCTGTCAAAGTCACCACTCAAAAAGTTGATGTAGCTAAACGTGATGAGGTTGCAACTTGGGCAAAGGCAGTGGTAGATGAACATGGCCAAGTTAACCTGATTTTTAATAATGCTGGTGTCGCAATAGGTAGCACAGCTGAAGGTGTGAGCTACGAAGATCTTGAATGGCTGATTGGTATTAATTTTTGGGGTGTCGTTTATGGCACTAAAGAATTTTTGCCTTACTTAAAGCAAAGTGGTGATGGGCATATTATTAATATTTCCAGTATGTTTGGCTTAACAGCTCAACCGACCCAAAGTGCTTATAACGCCAGTAAATTTGCTGTTCGTGGTTTTACTGAATCATTGCGCCAAGAACTCGATCTACAAAATGCTGGAGTGAGTGCGACCTGTGTGCATCCGGGTGGTATTCGTACCAATATTGCCAAAGCTGCCCGCATGAATAATAGCGTCCAGTCTTTAGGAATGGATCCTTTAAAAAGTCAGGATGCTTTCGATAAATTACTTCGCACCCCTGCTGATAATGCAGCTCAACAAATTTTAGAAGCTGTTCGTAAGGACCACCGCCGCTTACTAATCGGAGCCGATGCGAAAGCCGTTGATGTGATTCAACGTATTCTTCCACAGGGTTACCAAAAGATTTTTGCCACCGCAACTGCGTTGCAAACCCGCCTACTCAACAAATCAGCAAAATAA
- the bah gene encoding alpha/beta hydrolase, with translation MKQLLAWTIRATLRPALSPKTPIKLQRFCSDAVSAIVLGPHGYKTKKQIIAQVPTVHIQPKTTQSGRGILYLHGGGYVVGSSKSHTKLAAQIGHAAQAQIWLPEYRLAPEHTSPAAIEDAVAVYKALLAQGQDPKKLVITGDSAGGGLSLSAAIAIRNAGLPLPAALVLLSPWVDLSLSGSTIKTHAAQDAMLSEDWLAWCAKNYCGQKSATDPTCSPLYADLTGLPPILIHVGTEEVLLDDAKRLAEQAKKYDISTNLRVYDKVGHVFQFHAGILKESDDSIERIGQFIDKHMQSI, from the coding sequence ATGAAACAGCTTCTTGCATGGACTATTCGTGCCACGCTACGTCCAGCTTTATCTCCTAAAACACCAATAAAGCTACAACGTTTTTGTAGCGATGCAGTCAGTGCTATTGTGCTTGGGCCACATGGCTATAAAACAAAAAAGCAAATAATTGCTCAAGTACCGACAGTCCATATTCAGCCTAAAACGACTCAATCAGGACGCGGCATTTTGTACTTACATGGCGGAGGCTATGTGGTGGGTAGCTCAAAAAGTCACACCAAGCTTGCTGCTCAAATCGGACATGCAGCTCAAGCACAAATCTGGTTACCTGAATATCGCCTAGCCCCTGAGCACACAAGCCCTGCTGCTATTGAAGACGCCGTTGCTGTCTATAAAGCTTTACTTGCTCAAGGACAAGATCCCAAAAAACTCGTGATTACTGGCGATTCTGCTGGCGGTGGACTGAGTTTAAGTGCTGCAATTGCGATACGAAATGCAGGGTTACCGTTACCAGCAGCATTAGTTTTACTTTCACCGTGGGTTGACTTAAGCCTCTCTGGAAGCACGATTAAAACTCATGCAGCTCAAGATGCGATGCTGTCAGAGGACTGGTTAGCATGGTGTGCAAAAAACTATTGCGGACAAAAATCGGCAACCGATCCAACCTGTTCTCCACTTTATGCTGACTTAACTGGTCTACCGCCTATTTTAATTCATGTCGGTACCGAAGAAGTTTTATTAGATGATGCAAAACGCCTCGCTGAACAGGCTAAAAAGTACGACATTTCGACGAACTTACGGGTTTATGACAAAGTCGGTCACGTTTTTCAATTTCACGCGGGTATACTAAAAGAATCCGATGACTCAATTGAGCGCATTGGGCAATTCATTGATAAACATATGCAGTCAATATAA
- the choB gene encoding GMC family oxidoreductase, which produces MASNSYDYDYLIIGSGFGGSVSACRLTEKGYSVAVMEMGRRWKAEDFAKNNWNTRRWIWRPGMKLFGYFNMRFFRHVTIICGNAVGGGSITYANTLLVPPEHIWDEGTWADAADWKNEMPQHYAEAERMLGVTDNKILGPADHMLKKMGEAVGVGHTFKPTRVATFFPPEGEEGGKTYPDPYFNGEGPDRGTCTACGGCMTGCKHNAKNTLDKNYLYFAEKNGAKVYEETKVVDVKPLNGKADGSDGYEVTTECSSSWFNKQRRTWRVRNVIFSASSLGTQEMLFRLKQSGSLPNISDDLGNRVRTNAESILGVRFFDKDVDMSKGVAIGSSIYIDHDTHIEATRYQGGSDAMGLMCTYMAKGKPGWTRIFYWLWILISHPLIFLRMSNPVGFARQTLIFLVMQTADASINMRLKRNWFWPFGKVLSSEDKKLPVYIPQANTFTEKVAKMFNGHPITTITEILFNVPFTAHCMGGCAIASSPEQGVVDGKNRVFNYKNLYVVDGSMLGANLGVNPSLTITALAERAMSYIPAKHTLDEQQDHRVEADTIEITKASA; this is translated from the coding sequence ATGGCATCAAACAGTTATGATTATGATTATTTAATCATTGGTTCAGGCTTTGGCGGCAGTGTTTCTGCCTGCCGACTAACCGAAAAAGGCTACTCAGTTGCTGTAATGGAAATGGGGCGACGCTGGAAAGCTGAAGATTTTGCTAAAAACAACTGGAATACCCGCCGCTGGATCTGGCGCCCGGGCATGAAACTTTTCGGTTATTTCAATATGCGTTTTTTTCGCCATGTCACCATTATTTGCGGTAATGCTGTAGGCGGCGGCTCAATTACTTATGCTAATACCCTACTGGTTCCACCCGAACATATTTGGGATGAAGGTACATGGGCAGATGCAGCAGACTGGAAAAATGAAATGCCGCAGCACTATGCTGAAGCAGAACGTATGCTTGGAGTGACTGATAATAAAATTTTAGGTCCTGCCGACCATATGTTAAAGAAAATGGGTGAAGCAGTCGGTGTCGGCCATACATTTAAACCCACTCGTGTTGCAACGTTCTTTCCACCCGAAGGTGAAGAAGGTGGCAAGACCTACCCTGACCCTTATTTTAACGGTGAAGGACCAGACCGCGGAACCTGTACGGCATGTGGTGGTTGTATGACAGGTTGTAAACACAACGCAAAAAATACCTTAGATAAAAACTATTTGTACTTTGCCGAAAAAAATGGCGCCAAGGTTTACGAAGAAACCAAAGTCGTTGATGTGAAACCACTCAATGGTAAAGCAGATGGCAGCGATGGCTATGAAGTCACTACCGAATGCTCAAGCTCATGGTTCAATAAACAACGTCGTACATGGCGTGTTCGCAACGTCATTTTCTCGGCTTCCTCTTTGGGCACCCAAGAGATGTTGTTTCGCTTAAAGCAATCGGGTTCTCTGCCAAATATTTCCGATGATTTAGGTAATCGGGTACGTACCAATGCCGAGTCGATTTTAGGGGTTCGTTTCTTTGATAAAGATGTCGACATGAGTAAGGGCGTTGCGATTGGCTCAAGTATTTACATTGACCATGATACTCATATTGAAGCGACTCGCTATCAGGGTGGTTCCGATGCCATGGGCCTTATGTGTACTTATATGGCAAAAGGTAAACCGGGTTGGACCCGTATTTTTTATTGGTTATGGATACTCATTAGCCACCCACTTATATTTTTACGCATGAGCAACCCTGTGGGCTTTGCACGGCAAACCTTAATTTTCTTAGTGATGCAAACTGCCGATGCTTCCATTAACATGCGTTTAAAACGAAATTGGTTCTGGCCTTTTGGCAAGGTTTTATCTAGTGAAGATAAAAAACTCCCTGTGTATATTCCACAGGCCAACACCTTTACTGAAAAAGTCGCAAAAATGTTTAATGGTCACCCGATAACCACCATTACTGAAATTTTGTTTAACGTGCCTTTTACTGCTCACTGCATGGGTGGCTGCGCGATTGCATCTAGCCCAGAGCAAGGTGTTGTCGATGGAAAAAATCGTGTGTTTAACTATAAAAACTTATATGTTGTAGATGGTTCAATGTTAGGTGCCAATTTAGGCGTTAACCCAAGTCTCACCATTACAGCTCTTGCAGAACGCGCAATGTCTTATATTCCAGCTAAACATACTTTGGATGAGCAGCAAGATCATAGAGTAGAGGCTGATACCATAGAGATCACAAAAGCATCTGCTTAA